The Paenibacillus tianjinensis genome has a window encoding:
- the flhF gene encoding flagellar biosynthesis protein FlhF codes for MRVKRYVVDTMPDAMHSIRSELGSDAVILSTKEIKIGGFMGMFQKKKIEVVAAVEETRKPAVPSNTTTAPPVNIPRSAVPQAYQKAASASQMPLKERAAESFAEIAAALTEAQEGRGAVAVLPPLDQDEEPTGLTEIKPADTRPAAPLKEESASLSALYDKLNTDLEQPVPGMLESDVLREIRDMKHWMERIARFSSSGVELPEILDEFKRRLIEQDTDAVLIDEWIGNVFDRWNDEGRTWTSEHFDEMLKEQVNGFLAGRISTGIAPDTRIVYIAGPTGVGKTTTIAKLAAEQLFKQGRKVGLITSDTYRISAVEQLRTYAAILNIPLEVVQSPGDLQRALFRLESCDLVLMDTAGRNYRNEMLVAELQSLLAKELKSETFLVLSMTSKSRDMKMIVEHFGRYQLDKVIFTKLDETGSYGPLFNVLNDFPLKLSYMTNGQNVPDDLLMATKEQLSGVLLGTGGS; via the coding sequence ATGAGAGTGAAGCGTTATGTGGTCGATACGATGCCAGACGCGATGCATTCCATCCGCAGCGAGCTGGGAAGCGATGCCGTCATCCTAAGCACCAAAGAGATTAAAATCGGCGGATTTATGGGAATGTTCCAAAAAAAGAAGATTGAAGTGGTAGCAGCAGTTGAGGAAACACGGAAGCCAGCTGTTCCGAGTAATACCACAACAGCACCACCGGTAAATATTCCTAGGAGCGCAGTACCGCAGGCTTATCAAAAAGCAGCCTCTGCGTCACAGATGCCGCTTAAAGAACGGGCTGCCGAGTCCTTTGCAGAGATTGCTGCTGCATTAACTGAAGCGCAGGAGGGCAGGGGGGCTGTAGCTGTTCTTCCGCCTCTTGATCAGGATGAGGAGCCAACCGGGCTAACAGAGATCAAGCCGGCTGATACCCGGCCGGCTGCACCTCTAAAGGAAGAAAGCGCCTCACTATCGGCCCTCTACGATAAACTTAATACGGATCTGGAACAGCCGGTTCCCGGAATGCTGGAAAGCGATGTGCTGCGGGAGATCAGGGATATGAAGCATTGGATGGAGCGGATTGCCCGCTTCTCCTCAAGCGGAGTTGAATTGCCTGAGATTCTCGATGAGTTTAAGCGCAGGTTAATCGAACAGGACACGGATGCTGTGCTCATTGATGAATGGATCGGTAATGTTTTTGACCGCTGGAATGACGAAGGACGGACTTGGACGTCGGAACACTTTGATGAAATGTTAAAAGAACAGGTGAACGGATTCCTTGCCGGAAGGATTTCTACCGGAATTGCACCGGATACGCGAATTGTTTACATCGCTGGCCCTACCGGCGTTGGTAAGACGACCACAATCGCCAAACTGGCCGCAGAGCAATTGTTCAAGCAAGGCAGGAAGGTGGGGTTAATCACCTCTGACACCTATCGGATCTCAGCGGTTGAGCAGCTTCGGACCTATGCCGCCATTTTGAATATTCCTCTCGAGGTTGTACAGTCGCCTGGAGATTTACAGAGAGCGCTATTTCGCTTAGAAAGCTGCGATCTGGTGTTAATGGATACGGCAGGCCGCAATTACCGTAATGAAATGCTGGTCGCCGAACTGCAAAGTCTGCTGGCTAAAGAGCTGAAAAGTGAGACCTTCCTGGTATTAAGCATGACTTCAAAAAGCCGTGATATGAAAATGATTGTAGAGCATTTTGGACGTTATCAGCTCGACAAAGTTATTTTCACCAAGCTGGATGAAACCGGAAGCTACGGCCCATTGTTTAATGTTTTAAATGATTTTCCGCTTAAGCTGTCATATATGACTAATGGACAAAATGTTCCCGATGATCTGCTAATGGCTACCAAAGAACAGCTCAGTGGAGTGCTGCTGGGAACAGGAGGGTCTTGA
- the flhA gene encoding flagellar biosynthesis protein FlhA, with translation MMILPIPAWLLDVLLIVNISIALTIILVAMNTKDPLQFSIFPSLLLITTLFRLALNISTTKLILSNGHAGEVVATFGSWIARGQIAIGFIVFLILVVVQFIVITKGSERVAEVGARFTLDAMPGKQMSIDADLNAGMINEQQARERRRNVEREADFFGAMDGASKFVKGDAIASIIILLINLIGGFIIGMTVHGSSFQDALSTYSVLTIGDGLVSQIPALLISTASGLIVTRAASEGNLAEDLTGQLLSYPKLLYIVAVTIAFLGFFTPITVMSTLPLAGLMAYAAYSMGQKANKKLIAEEQLVEEKQIEEVRSPESVINLLTVDPIEFEFGYGLIPLADTGQGGDLLDRIIMIRRQCALEMGLVVPVIRIRDNIQLKPNEYVIKIKGNNVGGGELLLNHYLAMSPGYDDESINGIETVEPSFGLPALWIDDSVKERAELSGYTVVDPPSVVATHLTELIKRHGHELLGRQETKQLVDNLRENYPVLVDELIPSVLAIGDIQKVLGKLLREKISIRDLVTIFETLADYGTYTKDPDILTEYVRQSLSRQITQQFSQAGETLRVITVGPNLEKKISESVQQTEQGSYLALDPVSTQTVYQRLTEQINRLLQSGQQPIVLTSPTIRMYLRQVIERTMQDIPVLSYSELEPNIEIQSVGVVNL, from the coding sequence ATGATGATTCTGCCTATCCCGGCGTGGCTTCTGGACGTACTGCTGATAGTCAATATCTCGATAGCGTTAACCATTATTTTGGTAGCAATGAATACGAAGGACCCGCTGCAATTTTCAATATTTCCATCATTGCTCTTAATTACGACCTTATTCCGGCTTGCTCTTAATATCTCAACTACCAAATTGATTCTCTCGAACGGTCATGCCGGTGAGGTTGTGGCAACCTTCGGTAGCTGGATCGCCAGAGGGCAAATTGCCATCGGATTCATTGTGTTTCTGATTCTGGTCGTTGTCCAGTTCATCGTAATTACTAAGGGTTCGGAGCGTGTTGCTGAGGTAGGTGCACGCTTTACACTGGATGCGATGCCAGGTAAGCAGATGAGTATCGATGCAGATTTGAACGCCGGAATGATCAATGAACAACAGGCGCGGGAACGCCGCCGTAATGTTGAACGTGAAGCTGACTTCTTCGGCGCCATGGATGGAGCAAGTAAATTCGTCAAGGGTGACGCGATTGCCAGCATTATCATCCTGCTGATTAACCTGATCGGCGGTTTTATTATCGGAATGACTGTTCATGGTTCTTCATTCCAGGATGCGCTATCGACTTATTCCGTACTGACAATTGGGGATGGTCTGGTCAGCCAGATTCCGGCCCTGCTCATTTCGACTGCTTCTGGTCTGATTGTTACACGGGCAGCATCGGAAGGCAATCTCGCAGAAGATCTCACTGGTCAATTATTGTCTTATCCGAAGCTGCTGTACATAGTGGCTGTAACCATCGCTTTTCTCGGGTTCTTCACACCAATTACGGTAATGTCCACTTTGCCGCTGGCAGGACTTATGGCATATGCTGCTTACAGCATGGGCCAAAAGGCTAATAAAAAGCTGATTGCCGAGGAGCAGCTGGTGGAAGAAAAGCAGATAGAAGAAGTACGCAGTCCGGAAAGTGTAATCAACTTACTGACAGTTGATCCGATTGAGTTCGAGTTTGGATATGGACTGATTCCGCTGGCGGATACAGGTCAGGGCGGGGATTTACTTGACCGGATTATCATGATCAGGCGTCAATGTGCGCTGGAAATGGGACTTGTTGTTCCTGTTATACGTATTCGCGACAATATTCAACTAAAACCGAATGAATATGTCATCAAAATTAAAGGGAATAACGTCGGCGGCGGTGAATTATTACTTAATCACTATCTTGCCATGAGTCCCGGGTATGATGATGAGTCGATTAATGGCATAGAAACGGTGGAACCGTCGTTTGGACTGCCAGCACTGTGGATTGATGATTCTGTTAAAGAACGGGCGGAGTTATCCGGCTATACCGTAGTAGATCCGCCTTCTGTTGTGGCTACTCACTTAACAGAGCTGATCAAACGTCATGGTCATGAGCTGCTTGGACGCCAGGAGACGAAGCAGCTGGTCGACAACCTCAGGGAGAATTATCCTGTGCTGGTTGATGAACTTATTCCTTCAGTACTTGCCATCGGCGACATTCAAAAGGTTCTTGGCAAGCTGCTGCGTGAGAAAATCTCGATTCGTGACCTGGTTACGATCTTCGAGACACTGGCAGACTATGGCACCTATACTAAAGATCCGGATATTCTGACCGAGTATGTACGCCAGTCCTTGTCCAGGCAGATTACCCAGCAATTTTCCCAGGCGGGAGAGACTTTACGGGTCATTACAGTCGGGCCTAATCTGGAGAAAAAGATTTCCGAAAGTGTTCAGCAGACGGAGCAAGGAAGCTATCTTGCACTCGATCCGGTTTCGACACAAACGGTATATCAACGTCTTACGGAGCAGATTAACCGTCTGCTTCAGTCCGGACAGCAGCCGATTGTGCTTACATCCCCGACCATCCGGATGTATTTGCGGCAGGTCATTGAACGGACGATGCAGGATATTCCGGTATTATCTTATAGCGAGCTGGAGCCTAATATTGAAATTCAAAGCGTTGGGGTGGTGAACTTATGA
- the flhB gene encoding flagellar biosynthesis protein FlhB, with product MPNTKRYKLDLQHFGGDKTEKATPKKRQDARKKGQVAKSAEISGAVVLLSALLSLTIFGGFMKERFMSLFLDIFQNRMMMEVTAENVSKMFNEYGLQILILLAPLLGITFLLALVVNFAQVGFMATGEGITPKFSKINPIKGFKNIFSMRSFVEFLKSIFKLVLIAYLVYSTLWGEKESFASLSHIDAEGVFRFVAKLTMNLGIKIGAVLFIMAVLDYIYQKYEHEKSLKMSKQEIKDEYKKMEGDPIIKGKIRERQRRMAMQRMMQEVPKADVIITNPTHFAVALKYDGSQMEAPQIIAKGQDYVALRIRELAKEHGVMTMENKPLARALFQRTEIGDVVPADLFQAVAEVLAYVYKLKGKRK from the coding sequence ATGCCGAACACCAAACGCTATAAACTGGATCTTCAGCATTTCGGGGGAGATAAGACTGAAAAAGCAACTCCTAAGAAACGGCAGGATGCCCGAAAGAAGGGGCAGGTAGCCAAAAGTGCTGAAATATCCGGCGCAGTTGTGTTGTTATCGGCACTTCTCAGCCTTACTATTTTCGGGGGCTTCATGAAAGAACGGTTCATGTCGCTTTTTCTGGACATTTTTCAGAATCGTATGATGATGGAGGTTACTGCTGAGAACGTTTCAAAGATGTTTAACGAGTATGGTCTGCAAATTTTGATTCTGCTTGCCCCGTTGCTGGGGATTACTTTTTTGCTGGCATTGGTTGTGAATTTTGCCCAAGTCGGATTTATGGCTACCGGGGAAGGAATAACACCTAAGTTCAGTAAAATTAACCCGATTAAAGGATTCAAAAATATTTTCTCCATGCGTTCATTTGTGGAATTCCTTAAGTCGATCTTTAAGCTGGTGTTAATCGCATATCTGGTATATAGCACTCTTTGGGGTGAAAAAGAGAGTTTCGCTTCTCTATCACATATTGATGCAGAAGGTGTATTCCGGTTCGTAGCCAAGCTGACGATGAATCTTGGAATAAAAATTGGGGCTGTACTCTTCATCATGGCGGTCCTCGACTATATATACCAAAAGTATGAACATGAAAAAAGCCTGAAAATGTCGAAACAAGAAATTAAGGATGAATACAAAAAGATGGAAGGCGATCCCATCATCAAGGGGAAAATCAGGGAACGCCAACGCAGAATGGCTATGCAGCGGATGATGCAGGAAGTCCCCAAAGCGGACGTAATCATTACTAATCCAACGCACTTTGCAGTTGCCCTGAAATATGATGGATCCCAAATGGAAGCTCCGCAGATTATTGCCAAAGGCCAGGATTATGTGGCGCTCCGCATCAGAGAGCTGGCGAAGGAGCATGGTGTTATGACTATGGAGAATAAGCCGCTGGCACGGGCATTATTCCAAAGGACAGAGATCGGTGATGTGGTTCCTGCAGATCTGTTCCAGGCGGTTGCCGAGGTGCTGGCCTATGTATATAAGCTTAAAGGCAAGAGGAAATAG
- the fliR gene encoding flagellar biosynthetic protein FliR, giving the protein METLLQSFPVFLLIFCRITSFFVVVPVFSSQSVPTTFKIGLSFFVALVVFSAGGTGIAVTQDLTFILLIIREVLIGLLLGFIAYLMFMTIQTAGSFIDIQIGFGIANVIDPMTGASAPIIGNFKYMIALLMFLTMNGHHYLLNAIIYSYKWVPLNNDILVKMQDGSLSDFLVRTFAQSFTLAFQMSAPLVAALFLTDVGLAFLARTAPQYNVFVIGVPLKIIIGLALLVLLMPGLAVLFQNLFDIMFESMQNLLNLIGKSP; this is encoded by the coding sequence ATGGAGACCTTGCTGCAAAGTTTTCCCGTCTTTTTGTTAATTTTTTGTCGAATTACCTCCTTTTTTGTTGTAGTTCCTGTATTCTCTTCGCAAAGCGTACCGACAACGTTCAAGATCGGACTGTCCTTCTTTGTCGCATTAGTCGTTTTTAGTGCGGGGGGAACGGGGATTGCTGTTACACAGGACCTTACTTTTATTTTACTGATTATAAGAGAAGTGCTAATAGGATTACTGCTTGGCTTTATTGCTTACCTGATGTTCATGACGATTCAGACAGCGGGCTCTTTTATCGACATACAAATCGGCTTCGGGATCGCGAACGTTATTGATCCGATGACTGGCGCTTCTGCTCCTATTATCGGCAACTTCAAGTATATGATCGCTCTGTTGATGTTTTTAACGATGAACGGCCATCATTATCTGCTGAATGCAATCATCTACAGTTATAAATGGGTGCCACTCAACAATGATATTTTGGTCAAAATGCAGGATGGCAGCCTTTCGGATTTTCTAGTCCGTACGTTCGCCCAATCCTTTACGCTGGCCTTTCAAATGTCGGCGCCGCTCGTGGCCGCATTGTTTCTTACCGATGTGGGTCTGGCATTTCTGGCGAGAACCGCCCCGCAGTATAATGTATTTGTCATCGGGGTTCCACTCAAAATCATTATAGGTCTTGCACTGCTCGTATTGTTGATGCCGGGTCTGGCCGTTCTGTTCCAGAATCTCTTCGACATTATGTTTGAGTCTATGCAAAATCTATTGAATCTTATCGGGAAAAGCCCTTAG
- the fliQ gene encoding flagellar biosynthesis protein FliQ, translating to MNTEFIIGLAGQAVYLVLETSAPMLILGLVVGLIVSIFQATTQIQEQTLAFVPKIVAVLLALLLFGPWIITKLVDFTSQILGSLYMYIG from the coding sequence ATGAATACGGAGTTTATTATCGGTCTAGCGGGCCAAGCCGTATATTTGGTGCTGGAAACGAGCGCCCCCATGCTGATTCTTGGTCTGGTGGTAGGACTAATAGTCAGTATATTTCAGGCAACAACACAGATTCAGGAACAAACCTTGGCATTCGTTCCGAAAATTGTTGCCGTATTGCTAGCCTTACTACTGTTTGGACCTTGGATTATCACCAAACTGGTGGACTTCACCAGCCAAATTTTGGGCAGTCTCTATATGTATATCGGTTAA
- the fliP gene encoding flagellar type III secretion system pore protein FliP (The bacterial flagellar biogenesis protein FliP forms a type III secretion system (T3SS)-type pore required for flagellar assembly.) — translation MKKKLILSFLLLGMFSVLLLHPIHADPIPNINIQVGENDGSTGGGTSSISILLLVTVLSVAPSFLVLMTSFTRIVIVLGFVRTSLGTQQMPPNQVLVGLALFLTLFIMTPTLTQVNEQALQPYMKGTLTQSEALAKAADPMKEFMFKQTNTKDLLLFMNYTGNNASVKPATYSDIPLTVMVPAFAIGEMKKAFTMGFMIFIPFLIIDIVVSSTLMAMGMMMLPPVMISLPFKIMLFVLVDGWYLVVKSLLLSFNT, via the coding sequence ATGAAAAAAAAGCTGATTCTTTCTTTTCTGTTGCTTGGTATGTTTAGTGTTCTGCTCTTGCATCCGATTCACGCTGATCCTATTCCGAATATCAATATTCAGGTCGGCGAGAATGACGGTTCAACCGGCGGAGGGACCAGTTCCATCTCGATACTGCTCCTTGTGACGGTACTGAGTGTGGCCCCGTCTTTTTTAGTACTTATGACCAGCTTTACACGGATCGTCATCGTGCTGGGGTTTGTCAGAACTTCGCTGGGAACGCAGCAAATGCCCCCGAACCAGGTGCTGGTGGGACTTGCCTTGTTCCTCACCTTATTCATCATGACACCTACGCTTACACAGGTGAATGAGCAGGCACTGCAGCCGTACATGAAGGGGACACTTACCCAGTCCGAGGCGCTTGCCAAAGCAGCCGATCCCATGAAGGAATTTATGTTCAAGCAGACAAACACCAAAGATCTGCTGCTGTTTATGAATTACACCGGCAATAATGCATCAGTCAAACCTGCTACTTACAGCGACATACCGCTTACGGTGATGGTTCCGGCCTTTGCAATCGGGGAAATGAAAAAAGCCTTTACAATGGGTTTTATGATTTTTATTCCCTTTCTGATTATTGATATTGTTGTATCAAGTACACTGATGGCCATGGGGATGATGATGCTGCCCCCGGTTATGATCTCATTGCCTTTCAAAATAATGCTCTTTGTACTGGTAGACGGCTGGTACTTAGTCGTTAAATCACTACTGCTAAGTTTTAACACCTGA
- a CDS encoding flagellar biosynthetic protein FliO — protein sequence MLSASGTLGDSSPLLSLLKVIFVLAIIIILIVLLIRFLGRRNQTLMSGQSIRTLGALGLGPNKSVQIVEIGDSLYLIGVGENISILDKITDPAEVALIISRFEDQASGQNNFLLPLIAKIKAKVRGEIPSQEIELNETSSFYETLQSKLALAPERKEKLEELLRDDGLKDESRDL from the coding sequence ATGTTATCCGCTTCCGGAACGCTCGGAGATAGTAGTCCCCTGCTGAGTTTACTGAAAGTTATTTTTGTCCTAGCTATCATTATCATCCTCATAGTACTGCTGATCCGGTTCCTAGGGCGCCGCAATCAGACGTTAATGAGTGGGCAGTCGATCCGTACGCTTGGTGCGCTCGGATTGGGGCCCAATAAATCTGTGCAGATTGTTGAAATCGGCGACAGCCTCTACTTGATCGGGGTTGGTGAGAATATATCGATTCTGGATAAAATCACTGACCCTGCTGAAGTAGCACTTATTATATCTCGGTTTGAGGATCAAGCTTCAGGACAGAATAATTTTCTATTACCGCTTATAGCTAAGATCAAAGCCAAGGTGCGCGGAGAGATACCTTCTCAGGAAATCGAACTTAACGAAACATCCTCTTTTTATGAGACTTTGCAATCCAAGCTTGCGCTAGCACCTGAGCGTAAAGAGAAACTGGAAGAGCTTCTCCGGGATGATGGTCTTAAGGATGAGTCGAGGGATTTATGA
- a CDS encoding response regulator, with protein sequence MANRILIVDDAAFMRMMIRDILSKNGFEVVGEAQDGSQAIEKFKELRPDLITMDITMPEMDGIAALKEIKKVDANAKVIMCSAMGQQAMVIDAIQAGAKDFIVKPFQADRVIEAINKTLGV encoded by the coding sequence ATGGCTAACCGAATTCTAATCGTGGACGATGCAGCATTTATGAGAATGATGATCCGTGACATTTTGTCGAAAAACGGATTCGAGGTAGTGGGTGAAGCCCAGGACGGTTCGCAGGCTATTGAGAAGTTTAAGGAGCTGCGTCCGGATTTGATCACGATGGATATTACCATGCCTGAAATGGACGGAATCGCCGCCCTTAAAGAAATTAAAAAAGTGGATGCCAACGCCAAAGTCATCATGTGTTCAGCCATGGGTCAGCAGGCTATGGTAATTGACGCTATTCAAGCAGGTGCCAAAGATTTCATTGTGAAGCCTTTCCAGGCAGACCGTGTTATCGAAGCTATTAACAAAACGCTGGGCGTCTAG
- the fliY gene encoding flagellar motor switch phosphatase FliY, whose amino-acid sequence MTSKDYLSQEEIDALLRQSAEGSLAPQEKTVEDFLTPFEQDALGEIGNITFGSAATALSTLLGKKVDITTPKVSIITRGEFEEAFPKPHVAVHVQYVDGFQGINSLVIKIRDAQVIADLMLGGEGDPKDEELNEIHISAVQEAMNQMMGSSATSMSTIFNRFVNISPPGIDILNMSSGEGVGSLPNDETLIQISFRLKIGELIDSTIMQLLPVQFAKDMVTMLIGDVSQADTETAATQTEAPAAAPSAPEQPAPAAPPAQQAPPQPGGYPPQYPPQGMPPYPGMEGGYYYPPAGMPAYGMPGMPPYGMPPQGMPYAQTPPQTPPQSPPPNRNVNVQPVQFANLSAGAFGNIDENNLNLLMDIPLRVTVELGRTQKQIKDILEMSQGSIIELDKLAGEPVDILVNNKLIAKGEVVVIDENFGVRVTDIVSQWDRIQKLQ is encoded by the coding sequence TTGACGAGTAAAGATTATTTATCCCAGGAAGAAATCGATGCTCTTCTCAGACAATCTGCGGAAGGATCCTTGGCCCCACAGGAGAAGACGGTAGAGGACTTCTTAACCCCGTTTGAGCAGGATGCCTTAGGAGAAATCGGTAATATTACATTTGGCAGTGCAGCAACAGCACTTTCCACGTTGCTTGGCAAGAAGGTAGATATAACTACCCCTAAGGTATCGATTATTACCCGCGGCGAATTTGAGGAGGCTTTTCCTAAACCGCACGTAGCAGTACACGTACAGTACGTAGACGGTTTTCAGGGGATTAATTCCCTGGTAATCAAGATTAGGGATGCTCAGGTTATCGCCGATTTAATGCTTGGCGGTGAAGGCGATCCTAAGGACGAAGAGCTGAATGAAATTCATATCAGCGCCGTGCAGGAAGCGATGAATCAAATGATGGGCTCATCCGCTACCTCCATGTCTACGATCTTCAACCGGTTTGTCAATATCTCACCCCCTGGTATCGATATTCTAAATATGTCCAGTGGTGAAGGTGTAGGCAGCCTTCCGAATGATGAAACCCTGATACAAATCTCATTCCGACTGAAAATTGGAGAGCTGATAGATTCTACGATCATGCAGCTCTTGCCAGTCCAGTTTGCCAAAGATATGGTTACGATGCTCATCGGAGATGTCAGCCAGGCAGACACGGAGACGGCTGCAACGCAGACTGAAGCGCCTGCAGCGGCACCATCTGCTCCAGAGCAGCCTGCCCCGGCAGCTCCTCCTGCACAGCAGGCTCCGCCTCAGCCAGGCGGTTATCCGCCGCAATATCCGCCGCAGGGGATGCCCCCTTACCCGGGGATGGAAGGAGGCTATTATTATCCTCCAGCCGGCATGCCTGCCTATGGCATGCCCGGTATGCCGCCTTATGGAATGCCGCCGCAGGGAATGCCATATGCGCAGACTCCGCCGCAGACTCCACCGCAGTCTCCGCCTCCAAATCGCAATGTGAATGTACAGCCTGTACAGTTTGCTAACCTGAGTGCTGGAGCTTTTGGCAACATTGATGAAAACAATTTAAATTTATTGATGGACATACCACTGAGAGTAACCGTAGAATTAGGAAGGACCCAGAAGCAGATAAAAGATATTTTAGAAATGTCACAAGGTTCGATTATCGAGCTGGACAAGCTGGCGGGTGAGCCAGTTGACATTCTGGTTAACAACAAGCTGATCGCCAAAGGGGAAGTCGTGGTTATCGATGAAAACTTCGGAGTTCGCGTTACGGATATCGTCAGCCAGTGGGACCGAATTCAAAAATTACAATAA
- the fliM gene encoding flagellar motor switch protein FliM → MVDVLSQNEIDALLAALSSGEMDADDLKKEETQKKIRSYDFKRAVRFSKDHIRSLTRIHDNFARYLTTYFSAQLRTFVQINVVQVEQLPYDEFIRSIPKMTILNIFEAEPLEGRMVMEVHPNIAFAMLDRMLGGFGTAPSKISALTEIETTIMERIFSRCFESLQEAWKTVLDINPRMEALETNPQFMQIVSPNETIALISLSTKIGDTTGMINLCIPHVVLEPIMTRLSVHQWFVSEKKVRDEVELEAIRSRVNRAQLPIVAELGESRLSIAEFLGLSVGDVISLNKTVDTGLSIKVGDKLKFVGSPGMIKDRVAVQIDEIVSEGVEEFDE, encoded by the coding sequence TTGGTTGATGTACTATCACAAAACGAAATTGATGCTCTGCTTGCTGCGCTTTCTTCCGGTGAAATGGATGCCGACGACCTTAAAAAAGAAGAAACCCAGAAAAAAATCCGCTCCTATGATTTCAAACGGGCCGTACGTTTCTCTAAGGATCATATCCGCAGCCTTACGCGGATTCATGATAACTTTGCCCGCTATCTTACGACGTACTTTTCGGCCCAATTGCGCACCTTCGTGCAGATAAATGTCGTTCAAGTAGAGCAGCTCCCTTATGATGAGTTTATCCGCTCCATTCCGAAGATGACGATATTGAATATTTTTGAAGCCGAACCGCTTGAAGGCCGGATGGTTATGGAAGTGCATCCGAACATTGCCTTTGCTATGCTGGACAGAATGCTTGGAGGCTTTGGAACTGCCCCGAGCAAAATCAGTGCACTGACCGAAATAGAAACAACCATTATGGAGAGGATCTTCAGCAGATGTTTTGAAAGTCTGCAGGAAGCTTGGAAGACCGTGCTGGACATTAATCCCCGGATGGAAGCCTTGGAGACCAATCCGCAGTTTATGCAGATTGTGTCACCAAATGAGACTATTGCCTTGATTTCATTAAGCACCAAAATTGGCGATACGACCGGGATGATCAATCTTTGTATACCTCACGTTGTTCTCGAGCCGATCATGACAAGGCTATCCGTGCATCAATGGTTTGTATCTGAGAAAAAGGTTCGCGATGAGGTTGAGTTAGAAGCTATTAGATCTAGAGTTAATAGGGCACAGTTGCCAATTGTGGCAGAGCTAGGCGAATCGAGGTTATCCATTGCTGAATTTCTCGGGCTTAGCGTCGGCGACGTAATATCTCTCAACAAGACTGTCGATACCGGATTGTCAATCAAGGTAGGGGACAAGCTGAAATTTGTCGGAAGTCCAGGGATGATAAAAGATCGTGTGGCTGTGCAAATAGACGAGATTGTCAGTGAAGGAGTTGAAGAGTTTGACGAGTAA
- a CDS encoding flagellar basal body-associated FliL family protein, with product MKKMLPWLITILLAITLIVVAAFLLMDKIFPSDTNDVNAAVQNVEAKSLSADEIVELTTEITDIKTNLADPDYIVLINFAFQLDAVKSKEEFEKIKDIKIKPLIIKTLADTKPEELNGANGKDQLSSKLVNLINKTLTEGKLTQIEVTNFIMTSI from the coding sequence ATGAAAAAGATGCTGCCGTGGCTCATTACGATTTTACTGGCGATTACACTTATTGTAGTTGCCGCATTTTTACTAATGGATAAGATTTTTCCGAGCGATACTAATGATGTGAATGCGGCTGTCCAGAATGTGGAAGCCAAAAGTCTTAGCGCTGATGAAATCGTTGAGCTGACGACGGAAATCACCGACATCAAAACTAATCTTGCCGACCCCGATTATATCGTTTTAATAAATTTCGCGTTCCAGCTGGATGCTGTTAAGTCCAAGGAGGAATTCGAAAAGATCAAGGATATCAAGATTAAGCCGCTGATTATCAAGACGCTTGCCGATACCAAGCCGGAGGAACTTAACGGGGCGAACGGCAAGGATCAGCTGAGCAGCAAATTGGTAAATCTGATTAACAAGACCTTGACAGAAGGCAAGCTGACCCAGATTGAAGTAACTAACTTCATCATGACTTCTATTTAG
- a CDS encoding flagellar FlbD family protein, whose protein sequence is MISVTRLNGAPMWLNALLVEMVEESPDTYITLVTGKRLIVLEKADEVISKIRDYNRDIGTYAATIKVQSMEELS, encoded by the coding sequence ATGATTTCGGTAACAAGATTGAACGGGGCGCCCATGTGGCTTAATGCCCTGCTCGTAGAAATGGTGGAAGAAAGTCCAGATACTTATATAACACTTGTAACAGGCAAAAGATTGATCGTGCTTGAAAAAGCCGATGAGGTAATCAGTAAGATTCGGGATTATAACAGGGACATAGGCACATATGCTGCCACCATTAAAGTCCAATCAATGGAGGAGCTTTCATGA